From Alphaproteobacteria bacterium:
TAAATCTAGCAAATTATCATTAGCTAACGAAATTCGTGCTAATTTTGCTATTTTCTTTACTTGATCTTCTGTTACTTTACTCATTTAATAACCTTTTTAAATTTTCTAATGGCCTTGCAATGCAAGCCTTTTTGTTTTTTACAATTATTGGTCTTTCAATTAATTTAGGATATTTAACCATAAAAGCCAATAATTCAGCCTCACTATGTGTGTCTAGAGCTAAATTATTAAGCTTATAATCTTGCTCTGATGTTCTAAGTAATTCCCGCGCTGAAATATTAAGCTTATCCAAAATATCCTCTAATTCAGTAATTGTTGGAATATTCTTCAAATATTCTATTACTTCAAAATTTAAGCCCGATTCTTTAAGATATTCAAGCGCAATTCTTGATTTTGAACATCTAGGATTATGGTATATTCTCATAGTTTTGAT
This genomic window contains:
- the arsC gene encoding arsenate reductase (glutaredoxin) (This arsenate reductase requires both glutathione and glutaredoxin to convert arsenate to arsenite, after which the efflux transporter formed by ArsA and ArsB can extrude the arsenite from the cell, providing resistance.), producing MRIYHNPRCSKSRIALEYLKESGLNFEVIEYLKNIPTITELEDILDKLNISARELLRTSEQDYKLNNLALDTHSEAELLAFMVKYPKLIERPIIVKNKKACIARPLENLKRLLNE